A section of the Amycolatopsis sp. AA4 genome encodes:
- a CDS encoding argininosuccinate synthase domain-containing protein, giving the protein MTRRVVLACPGGHGSSAALDLLAGQGEVVAVAVDFGAGDVDLCALRRQAAADGATEIVVADVREEFANDYCLPALQANALILDRHPLVEALARPLLASQLVATAKDRNASVIAHGGGYTLSSMIAALAPDLEIVELGVRGGQELSTSRTLWGRAANDGYRCTEDAVVNLGMPDEVVVTFEQGVPVAVDGETVSVAEAVQRLGHRAGAHGIGRFELAGGYDAPGAAVLVTAHQELESVALDRDLARFKHGVDRRWAELVQDGLWFSPLREPLDAFVRRAQERVSGEVRLVLHAGSATVAGLPGRRLRPVGRRYRPGTGQTPLGSTQHPTTQAS; this is encoded by the coding sequence GTGACCCGGCGGGTCGTGCTCGCCTGTCCGGGCGGGCACGGCTCCTCTGCCGCGCTGGATCTCCTTGCCGGACAAGGCGAAGTGGTCGCCGTCGCGGTGGATTTCGGCGCCGGGGACGTCGATTTGTGCGCGCTCCGGCGGCAGGCGGCGGCCGACGGGGCCACCGAGATCGTGGTCGCGGACGTCCGCGAGGAATTCGCGAACGACTACTGTTTGCCTGCCCTGCAAGCGAATGCGCTGATCCTCGACCGGCACCCGCTGGTCGAGGCTCTGGCCCGGCCGCTGCTGGCGAGCCAGCTCGTCGCGACCGCGAAGGACCGCAACGCGTCAGTCATCGCGCACGGCGGCGGATACACATTGTCCAGCATGATCGCGGCACTCGCGCCGGACCTGGAGATCGTCGAACTCGGCGTCCGAGGCGGGCAGGAGTTGTCGACGAGCCGGACTTTGTGGGGCCGGGCCGCGAACGACGGTTACCGCTGTACCGAGGACGCGGTGGTGAACCTCGGCATGCCGGACGAAGTCGTCGTCACCTTCGAACAGGGCGTACCGGTCGCGGTCGACGGCGAAACCGTCAGCGTGGCCGAGGCGGTGCAGCGGCTCGGGCACCGGGCCGGAGCGCACGGCATCGGCCGGTTCGAGTTGGCTGGCGGCTACGACGCACCGGGCGCGGCAGTGCTGGTCACCGCGCACCAGGAGCTGGAATCGGTCGCCCTCGACCGGGATCTGGCGAGGTTCAAGCACGGCGTCGACCGCCGGTGGGCCGAGCTGGTCCAAGACGGGTTGTGGTTCTCGCCGCTGCGCGAGCCGCTGGACGCGTTCGTCCGGCGGGCGCAGGAGCGCGTGTCCGGCGAGGTGCGGCTGGTGCTGCACGCGGGCAGCGCGACCGTCGCCGGCCTCCCCGGGAGGCGGCTTCGCCCGGTCGGACGGCGGTACCGTCCGGGCACCGGGCAGACTCCGCTGGGGAGCACCCAGCATCCGACCACCCAGGCGTCCTGA
- the argF gene encoding ornithine carbamoyltransferase, producing MPRHFLRDDDVTPAEQAALLDLADQLKADPLGTKALTGRTVAAIFEKNSTRTRFSFEVGISQLGGHPVIVDGRSMQLGREETIEDTSRVLSRYVDAVVWRTFAQKRIDSMASVASIPIINALTDEFHPCQVLTDLMTIRERKGKLAGLTLTYLGDGANNMAHSLLLGGTTAGMNVRVVSPEGFQPDQQVMLDAKQRGTETGGSATVYTDAHEAVEGSDVLVTDTWTSMGQENDGLDRVGPFRALQINAGLLKRAADEAIVLHCLPAHRGWEITDEVLDGPASAVWDEAENRLHAQKALLVWLFGQNGR from the coding sequence ATGCCCCGCCACTTCCTCCGCGACGACGACGTCACCCCCGCCGAGCAGGCCGCTCTGCTCGACCTGGCCGACCAGCTGAAAGCCGACCCGCTCGGCACGAAGGCGCTGACCGGGCGCACGGTGGCCGCGATCTTCGAGAAGAACTCCACGCGCACCCGGTTCTCGTTCGAGGTCGGCATCAGCCAGCTCGGCGGGCATCCGGTGATCGTCGACGGCCGTTCGATGCAGCTCGGCCGCGAGGAAACCATCGAGGACACCTCGCGCGTGCTGTCCCGCTACGTCGACGCCGTCGTGTGGCGCACCTTCGCGCAGAAGCGCATCGACTCGATGGCGTCCGTCGCGTCCATCCCGATCATCAACGCGCTGACCGACGAGTTCCACCCGTGCCAGGTGCTCACGGACCTCATGACCATCCGCGAGCGCAAGGGCAAGCTCGCCGGGCTCACGCTCACCTACCTCGGCGACGGAGCCAACAACATGGCGCATTCGCTGCTGCTCGGCGGGACCACGGCAGGGATGAACGTGCGCGTCGTGTCTCCGGAAGGGTTCCAGCCCGACCAGCAGGTGATGCTCGACGCCAAGCAGCGCGGCACGGAAACCGGCGGCAGCGCGACGGTCTACACCGACGCGCACGAGGCCGTCGAGGGTTCGGACGTGCTGGTCACCGACACCTGGACGTCGATGGGGCAGGAGAACGACGGCCTCGACCGGGTCGGCCCGTTCCGCGCCCTGCAGATCAACGCCGGACTGCTGAAGCGCGCCGCCGACGAGGCGATCGTGCTGCACTGCCTGCCCGCGCACCGCGGCTGGGAGATCACCGACGAGGTGCTCGACGGCCCGGCCAGCGCGGTGTGGGACGAGGCGGAGAACCGGCTGCACGCGCAGAAGGCGCTGCTGGTCTGGCTGTTCGGGCAGAACGGCCGATGA
- a CDS encoding acetylornithine transaminase: MTTLKSNADGQQHWQSAVMDNYGTPGLTLVRGEGARVWDADGAEYVDLVGGIAVNALGHAHPEVVRAVTEQISKLGHTSNLYVNPVAVELAETLLDVAGLTGQGKVLFVNSGAEANEAALKITRLTGRRKIVAAEGAFHGRTMGALSLTGQPSKREAFEPLVPGVTHVPYGDVEALRAAVDGETAAVFLEPVLGEAGVIPAPDGYLQAAREITKAAGALLVLDEVQTGIGRLGTWFGFQQAGIVPDVITLAKGLGGGLPLGAVIGVGAAGDLLKPGQHGTTFGGNPVCCAAGLAVLRTIVRDDLLDHVSALGKDIAAGVEALGHPLVSGVRGAGLLLGIGLRGPVSAAVAKAAQEAGYLVNPVAPDTVRLAPPLVLDEQQAHGFLSALPGALDSTTTKDSD, translated from the coding sequence GTGACTACCCTCAAGTCCAATGCGGACGGTCAGCAGCACTGGCAGTCGGCCGTCATGGACAACTACGGAACCCCCGGCCTGACCCTGGTGCGCGGCGAAGGCGCGCGAGTGTGGGACGCGGACGGCGCCGAGTACGTCGACCTGGTCGGCGGCATCGCGGTGAACGCGCTCGGCCACGCCCACCCGGAGGTGGTGCGCGCGGTCACCGAGCAGATCTCGAAGCTGGGGCACACGTCGAACCTGTACGTGAACCCGGTCGCGGTCGAACTCGCCGAAACGCTGCTCGACGTCGCGGGCCTGACCGGGCAGGGCAAGGTCCTGTTCGTCAACTCCGGCGCGGAGGCCAACGAGGCCGCGCTGAAGATCACCCGGCTCACCGGCCGCCGGAAGATCGTCGCGGCGGAGGGCGCGTTCCACGGCCGCACCATGGGCGCGCTGTCGCTCACCGGGCAGCCGTCGAAGCGCGAGGCGTTCGAGCCGCTTGTCCCGGGCGTCACGCATGTTCCCTACGGCGACGTCGAAGCGTTGCGGGCCGCCGTGGACGGCGAGACCGCTGCGGTCTTCCTGGAGCCGGTGCTCGGCGAAGCCGGGGTGATTCCTGCTCCGGACGGCTACCTGCAGGCCGCGCGCGAGATCACCAAGGCCGCCGGTGCGCTGCTCGTCCTCGACGAGGTGCAGACCGGGATCGGGCGGCTCGGCACCTGGTTCGGCTTCCAGCAGGCCGGGATCGTGCCGGACGTGATCACGCTCGCGAAGGGCCTCGGCGGCGGGCTTCCGCTCGGCGCAGTGATCGGCGTCGGCGCGGCCGGCGACCTGCTCAAGCCGGGCCAGCACGGCACGACCTTCGGCGGCAACCCGGTGTGCTGCGCGGCCGGGCTGGCGGTACTGCGCACGATCGTCCGCGACGACCTGCTCGACCATGTTTCGGCGCTCGGCAAGGACATCGCGGCCGGCGTCGAAGCGCTCGGCCACCCGCTCGTCTCCGGCGTCCGCGGCGCGGGGCTGCTGCTCGGCATCGGCCTGCGGGGACCCGTTTCCGCGGCCGTCGCGAAGGCCGCGCAGGAGGCGGGCTATCTCGTCAACCCGGTCGCCCCGGACACCGTCCGGCTCGCCCCGCCGCTCGTGCTCGACGAGCAGCAGGCGCACGGCTTCCTCTCCGCCCTCCCGGGCGCGCTCGACTCCACCACCACGAAGGATTCCGACTGA
- a CDS encoding DNA-3-methyladenine glycosylase, translated as MRVDRLFRREELALDPVDLARLLLGAVLEADAPEGRVGVRLVEVEAYRGLDDPASHCYRGKTPRNAVMWGPAGHLYVYFVYGMHFCANVVGTEDGQPGAVLLRAGEVVEGADIVRKRRPNARGNGELAKGPAILTSVLGLAREQNGADLTDPGSPVRLLVGERVPADNVRTGPRVGVAMAMDTPWRFWIDGSPAVSTYRRGGKRRQVRPAG; from the coding sequence GTGCGTGTGGACCGGTTGTTCCGGCGCGAAGAACTGGCACTGGACCCGGTCGACCTGGCTCGGCTGCTGCTCGGTGCCGTCCTCGAGGCGGACGCGCCCGAGGGCCGGGTCGGGGTGCGGCTCGTCGAGGTCGAGGCCTACCGCGGGCTCGACGATCCCGCTTCGCACTGCTACCGCGGGAAAACCCCGCGCAACGCGGTGATGTGGGGTCCGGCCGGGCACCTCTACGTGTACTTCGTCTACGGCATGCACTTCTGCGCGAACGTCGTGGGCACCGAGGACGGCCAGCCGGGCGCGGTGCTGCTGCGCGCCGGCGAGGTCGTCGAGGGCGCGGACATCGTGCGGAAGCGCCGGCCGAACGCGCGCGGCAACGGCGAACTCGCCAAGGGCCCGGCCATCCTCACGTCGGTGCTGGGCCTCGCGCGCGAGCAGAACGGCGCCGATCTCACCGACCCCGGCTCGCCGGTGCGGCTGCTCGTCGGCGAGCGCGTGCCCGCGGACAACGTGCGCACCGGCCCGCGCGTCGGCGTCGCGATGGCGATGGACACGCCGTGGCGGTTCTGGATCGACGGCTCACCAGCCGTCTCGACCTACCGCCGCGGCGGGAAACGCCGGCAGGTGCGACCCGCGGGATAG
- the argH gene encoding argininosuccinate lyase — translation MSGKDQPVQLWGGRFASGPAEAMAALSASTHFDWRLAPYDIAGSRAHARVLNKAGLLTEAELAGMLEALDTLAQDVASGAFTPTVADEDVHTALERGLLERAGAELGGKLRAGRSRNDQVATLFRMWLRDAARRVVAGTLDVIDALVSQASRHPDAILPGRTHLQHAQPVLLAHHLMAHGQSLLRDVSRLRDWDARTAESPYGSGALAGSSLGLDPEAVAAELGFDTSVENSIDGTASRDFVAEFAFAVAMLAVNLSRIAEEVIIWNTAEFGYVTLDDAWATGSSIMPQKKNPDVAELTRGKAGRLIGNLTGLLATLKAQPLAYNRDLQEDKEPVFDSVEQLELLFPAIAGMLGTLTFHTDRLAELAPAGFTLATDIAEWLVRQGVPFRVAHEAAGESVRVAESRGVGLDELTDEEFQAINPALTPAVREVLTVEGSVRSRDARGGTAPDRVAEQRERLVERVAAHRQWLK, via the coding sequence GTGAGCGGGAAAGACCAGCCGGTGCAGCTGTGGGGCGGCCGGTTCGCCAGCGGGCCGGCCGAGGCGATGGCGGCGCTGAGCGCCTCGACCCACTTCGACTGGCGCCTGGCGCCCTACGACATCGCCGGATCGCGCGCGCACGCCCGCGTGCTGAACAAGGCGGGTCTGCTCACCGAAGCGGAACTGGCCGGGATGCTGGAGGCGCTCGACACCTTGGCGCAGGACGTCGCGTCCGGGGCGTTCACGCCGACGGTCGCCGACGAGGACGTGCACACCGCGCTCGAACGCGGCCTGCTCGAACGCGCCGGCGCCGAGCTCGGCGGCAAGCTGCGCGCCGGCCGTTCCCGCAACGACCAGGTCGCGACGCTGTTCCGGATGTGGCTGCGCGACGCCGCGCGCCGGGTGGTCGCGGGCACGCTCGACGTGATCGACGCGCTGGTCTCGCAGGCGTCCCGGCACCCGGACGCGATCCTGCCCGGCCGCACCCACCTGCAGCACGCGCAGCCGGTTCTGCTGGCGCACCACCTGATGGCGCACGGCCAGTCGCTGCTGCGCGACGTCTCCCGCCTGCGCGACTGGGACGCTCGCACCGCGGAGTCGCCGTACGGCTCGGGCGCGCTCGCCGGTTCGTCGCTCGGCCTCGACCCGGAAGCGGTGGCCGCCGAACTGGGCTTCGACACCAGCGTGGAGAACTCGATCGACGGCACCGCCTCGCGCGATTTCGTCGCGGAGTTCGCGTTCGCCGTCGCGATGCTCGCGGTGAACCTGTCGCGGATCGCCGAAGAGGTGATCATCTGGAACACCGCCGAGTTCGGCTACGTGACGCTGGACGACGCGTGGGCCACCGGCAGCTCGATCATGCCGCAGAAGAAGAACCCGGACGTCGCGGAGCTGACCCGCGGCAAGGCCGGCCGCCTGATCGGCAACCTCACCGGCCTGCTCGCCACGCTCAAGGCGCAGCCGCTCGCGTACAACCGCGACCTGCAGGAGGACAAGGAGCCGGTCTTCGATTCGGTCGAACAGCTGGAACTGCTCTTCCCGGCGATCGCGGGCATGCTCGGCACGCTCACGTTCCACACCGACCGGCTCGCCGAACTCGCTCCGGCCGGGTTCACGCTGGCCACCGACATCGCCGAATGGCTGGTGCGCCAGGGCGTGCCGTTCCGCGTCGCGCACGAGGCGGCGGGGGAGAGCGTGCGGGTCGCCGAGTCGCGCGGGGTCGGGCTCGACGAGCTGACCGACGAGGAGTTCCAGGCCATCAACCCGGCGCTCACGCCCGCGGTGCGCGAGGTCCTGACCGTCGAAGGTTCGGTGCGTTCGCGCGACGCCCGCGGCGGCACCGCGCCGGACCGGGTCGCCGAGCAGCGGGAACGCCTGGTCGAGCGCGTCGCGGCGCATCGGCAGTGGCTGAAATGA
- a CDS encoding arginine repressor: MTSSRVGRQARITELVSTMAIRSQTELARLLAAEGIEVTQATLSRDLDELGAVKLRGADSGAPVYVIPEDGSPVRGVQGGTSRLSRLLAELLVSADSSGNLTVLRTPPGAAQFLASAIDRAALEEVVGSIAGDDTVAVIAREPLTGRDLAERFTALAQGSAEGDEP; encoded by the coding sequence ATGACCAGCAGCCGGGTCGGGCGCCAGGCGCGGATCACCGAACTGGTGTCCACGATGGCCATCCGCAGCCAGACGGAGCTGGCGCGGCTGCTGGCCGCCGAGGGAATCGAGGTCACGCAGGCGACGCTGTCGCGCGACCTCGACGAACTCGGCGCGGTCAAGCTGCGCGGAGCCGACTCGGGCGCGCCGGTCTACGTCATCCCCGAGGACGGCAGCCCCGTTCGCGGGGTGCAGGGCGGTACTTCACGGCTGTCGCGGCTGCTCGCCGAACTGCTGGTGTCGGCGGATTCGTCGGGCAATCTCACCGTGTTGCGCACGCCGCCGGGCGCCGCGCAGTTCCTCGCGAGCGCGATCGACCGGGCCGCGCTGGAAGAGGTCGTCGGCTCGATCGCGGGCGACGACACGGTCGCGGTCATCGCGCGCGAGCCGCTGACCGGACGCGACCTCGCCGAGCGGTTCACCGCGCTCGCGCAAGGTTCGGCGGAAGGGGACGAGCCGTGA